A window of the Oryza brachyantha chromosome 5, ObraRS2, whole genome shotgun sequence genome harbors these coding sequences:
- the LOC102713085 gene encoding DNA-3-methyladenine glycosylase 1-like codes for MGEQEEQSLSPHPHPLSPSPSAAAPATAASAPASRSSRSKKPHSSDPSSASKKPRLTLSVPGRPLSADGEVAAAIQHLRVADPALATVIDAHDPPAFQCPHRPFHSLVRSILYQQLAFKAAASVYSRFLSLLGGEHNVLPEAVLGLPPQELRQIGVSPRKASYLHDLARKYASGILSDAAVVNMDDRSLAAMLTMVKGIGAWSVHMFMIFSLARPDVLPAADLGVRKGVQHLYGLEAVPRPSQMEKLCEQWRPYRSVGAWYMWRLIESKAPPPQLPPAIPVRPPALPATDDELMLQQQQQSVIQMIDPLQMLPGMG; via the coding sequence ATGGGCGAGCAGGAGGAGCAATCCctctccccccacccccaccccctctccccgtcgccctccgccgccgcccccgccaccgccgcctccgcccccgcctcccGCTCCTCGCGCTCCAAGAAGCCGCACTCCTCCGACCCCTCCAGCGCGTCCAAGAAGCCCCGCCTGACGCTCTCCGTCCCCGGCCGCCCCCTctccgccgacggcgaggtcgccgCGGCCATCCAGCACCTGCGCGTCGCCGACCCGGCCCTCGCCACCGTCATCGACGCCCACGACCCCCCGGCCTTCCAGTGCCCCCACCGCCCCTTCCACTCCCTCGTCCGATCCATCCTCTACCAGCAGCTCGCCTTcaaggccgccgcctccgtctaCTCCcgcttcctctccctcctcggcggcgagcACAACGTGCTCCCGGAGGCCGTCCTCGGGCTCCCCCCGCAGGAGCTCCGCCAGATCGGGGTCTCCCCGCGCAAGGCGTCCTACCTCCACGACCTAGCCCGCAAGTATGCCTCCGGGATCCtctccgacgccgccgtcgtcaacATGGACGACCGCTCCCTCGCCGCCATGCTTACCATGGTCAAGGGTATTGGCGCCTGGAGCGTCCACATGTTCATGATATTCTCCCTTGCGCGCCCCGATGTGCTCCCCGCCGCGGACCTCGGGGTGCGCAAGGGCGTGCAGCATCTCTACGGCCTCGAGGCCGTGCCCCGGCCGTCGCAGATGGAGAAGCTATGTGAGCAATGGCGCCCGTACCGCtccgttggggcatggtacaTGTGGCGGCTCATTGAATCCaaggctccgccgccgcagctgccGCCGGCCATCCCTGTCAGGCCACCTGCACTGCCTGCAACTGATGATGAGCTCATgctccagcagcagcaacagagtGTCATCCAAATGATTGATCCTCTTCAGATGCTTCCAGGGATGGGTTGA